Genomic window (Flavobacterium oreochromis):
TACTTTCGGTTTCTTCTATTATAGTTTGAATGATTTTCTTGGATGTAAATTTTTTAAAATCCCGCATCACATCACTTAACACAAACCCGTTGGTAGCTTTACAAAGTAAATGTATATGGTTGGTCATAATACAATAGGCATATATTTCGAGTCCTTTATTGCTTTGACAATACTTCAAAGCATCAATAATATGATGTTTTTGGTTTAATCTTGTAAAAACATCAACCCAACCTACAGTTGTAATTGTAATAAAATAACAGTCTTCTGTAGTGGTGGCTTTATATTTTGTTGACATGCTTTGCACTTTTATATTTCTAAGTAAAAATACAAATTTGTTATGCTTTTCTGAAACTCTTTGTGGGCACAGAATGCAATTCATAAGTGTTCGAAACCTTAAAATTTGTAATTTTACAAGAAACTATGAAAGTTTCAGAAGTTTTAAATTACATACCAAAAGAAGAATTAGAACGATTGTCAATAGAATACAAAGTAGACTATCAAGTTAAGAAGCTCGATGGACAAACGATGTTTCAATTATTATTGTTTTCGATGCTTAATGTTCGACAGAATAGTGTTCGAGTTATGGAAGAATTCTATCATTCATTAGCCTTTAAAGGCATCGCTAATACTAGCTATGAAGGAGTTAAATACAATTCAATTAGGGATAGATTAGTAAATATTAATCCTGATTACTTTGAAGCCATTTTTAATAGTTGTCTTTCTCAATTCAAAGATAAATATTTAAAGAAAGAACACAATATCATTTCTTTTGATTCCACTATGGTAACAATTTCTTCAAAATTATTAATGGAAGGAATGAAACTTAATAAAAAGGGAGACAAGAAATATATAAAATTTAGTATGGCGTTTTCAAATGTGCCAATTCATTCAAAAGTATTTACAGAACAACAATTTCTTTCAGAAGAATTTGCATTAAAGGAATTAATAAATGAATGTCCATTAAATGCTAATAATATTTTAGTTTTTGATAGAGGTCTTCAAGCTAGATCTACCTTTGATGAGTTTAGTGATAAAGAGTTAGTTTTCGTAACTCGCCTTAACAATTATGATCGTTTTGAAACAATAAATGAATTTAAAATTATTGAAAATGAAACGGAAAGATTAATTATTGAACAAGATTTAGAAGTAACATTATTTGATGAAAGAAGTAAAAAAACTGAAAAGTTTTTACGCCTGATTATTGCCAAAGAAAAAAAACTGAAGAAGTTTTTTATTTTTTGAGTAACAGTAAAGAATTGTCTTCTAAAGAAATAGTTGATATATACAAACAACGTTGGGAAATCGAAGTGTTTTTTAAATTTATCAAACAAAATTTGAATTTTAGTCATTTAATGTCTAG
Coding sequences:
- a CDS encoding REP-associated tyrosine transposase, whose amino-acid sequence is MSTKYKATTTEDCYFITITTVGWVDVFTRLNQKHHIIDALKYCQSNKGLEIYAYCIMTNHIHLLCKATNGFVLSDVMRDFKKFTSKKIIQTIIEETESRREWMLEYFKKSCDHLKKNQTYKVWQNGYHAEHVYSNAFIKQKLEYIHFNPVKDKIVAHPEDYYFSSARNYADLENELDVILLYLF